TCCTGTTTCCCTGCGCTTTATGGCACTGCCCCGAAGCGGGCAGCCTTCACAGCGTTCGGCCCTGTAATAGCTCACCCGGGAACTATATCCATTGGTGCTTTTGCGTATTCCCTTACCGGCAAACTCCATCTTCTGTCCCATCGGGCACACATAGAAGTCCTGCTCTTTATGATAATACAGGTTCTGTAATAGAAAAGGATTGTTCCTCTGGTTGCGTTTCTGCTCTTTGTGGAAGTAATTATATTTCACGTAACCTTCTATGTTCTTTGATTCCAGCATTTCATAGTTCTCTTCACTTCCGTAACCGGCATCGGCCACCACCACATCGCTCTGCCTGTTATATTGATCTTCGAAGCTATCAAGATGGTCTTCCAATGTGGTGGTATCGGTGCTTGTCTGGTGGATACTGTAGTGGGTGATGAACTGTTCTTCCGTACTGATCTGCGTGTTGTAGGCCGGTTTGAGCTGCCCGTTCTGCATGTGGTCATCTTTCAGCCGCATGAAGGTGGCATCTTCATCGGTTTTGCTGTAACTGTTCCTTTCCCCCAGTGTAGCCAATTGCTTTTCGTACTTTTCCAGCCTTGGAAGATGTTCTTCCCGCAGCTTTTTAAGCTGTTTTTGGGTAGGTTTTGCTGTTGCTTTGAGCTTTTCGTTCAGTAAAGAAAGTCTGTCCCTGAGCTCATTGCTCTTAATAGGTTTGGGTGTTTCATCCCTGCCCAGTTCCGATTGGTCCTGTTTTATCTGTGATTCAATGTCCGAGAGGACCGACTGTATTTTATTTTCCAGTTTTGCTTTGTTCTTTTCCACCGAACCTTTCCATACAAAAGTGTAACGGCCTGCCGCCGATTCAATCTTTGTACCGTCTATGTACTGGACCTTTAGGCTTACATAGCCCAGTTCGGCAAGCAAACGGACAACATCGGCAAAAAGGGAATGGATATGCCCTTTAAGTCTTTTGCCACGGAAGTGGTTGATCGTTCGGTAATCCGGTGCACTGTGGCCCGAAAGCCACATGAAATAGATATTCTCCTGTAAGGCCTTTTCTATCCTGCGGCACGAATAGATGTTGCCCAGATAGGCATAGAACAGCACTTTGATCATCATACGCGGATGGAAACTGCTCGTGCCGCCACCTTTGTACTGTCCTATGATGTGGTCGATGTTCAGTCTGTCAACCACTGCATTTACCAGACGTACCGGGTGGTTCTCTGGGATCTTTGCAAAAATATCTTCCGGAAACAGGCTCGGACTGTTGGACGGTAATGCTTTGAATAGTATGTTTGCCATATTGTTTGGGTGCACCTAAAAATAACTGTTTTTTAGGACAAAAAATAAAAATCCCCGACACTTTTTCAGTATCGGGGATCTTCTATTAATAGGGCTTTTTAGACAGCTCCTTCTTGATTTGTTATTAATTCACCCTGCTACCTTGGACTGCGCTAGACGATTTTTCTTCCGCCGATATTTCTTCAGTAGTATCATCTTCATTGTCCTTCTTCTTCCTATTTAATAAAAACATGCGTCGAAAAAACTCTCCCACCGTATCAAATTCTTGCCTATAAACTAAGCCTAAAGCACTAACATACTCATCATTGGGATTTAAGAAATTTCTATTATTCAGCCGATTAGAAGCCCGCAACAGGAGGTTACCATTTTTACGAATTAAAAAAAGTGCCTCAACATCACTTGCTACTTGATTACTAAATAAATTAAAATCATTTAGTTCTCCCCGTCTATCGGTAACACCGCCAGTTAACATCAAACGATTATTTAACAATCTAATGGAAGCGCTTGCTTCATTCAGTGATCGGATATTAAAATCAACAAAGTTTAGATTTAACGATTGCGAAATCACATTATTTAACTGATTGAAAGCCAGTTCTGTGCCGGCGCTCAAAAAGGTATTATTTAGCTCTGTGGTAAGATCAGTCCCTGTTCCAGGTGCGAAACTACGCCTTACAATCAGACTCAATGCCTGTTGATTAACATTGTTTGCATCACTAAAGTAGTTCTGTAACTCATCTTTAACGTATGAATCGATCGGAAAATCAATAGCGAAACTTATCTCCGGATGGAGAAGGTTTCCACCTAAAATCATCTCCGCCTGCGCTACGACTCTTTGATCGGTTCCTGCTCGTCCTGCTGCAACATATAACGGCCTAACACTTGTCCTCACTTCATAAATTGCCGTTAAATTAATCAGTGCCTCAACAGGGTTACCCGTCCAGCGGATCGTCCCCCCCCTACTTATTTCAAAGATTTTATTGATAAAGTCTTGTGCAGTAAAAGTAAATTTACCTTGCTGAATCACATAGTCACCAAACATTTCAAAATCACCTAAACTGGTTATATTCATGGTTATATTACCATTACCTGTTCCAGATAATTTACCCAAATCTGTAAATATATTAGCCTCGGCATTTCTAGTAATATCCAGATCAATATGCAATGTTAACCCGTCAAAATAGGAACTTTTGGAGGCACTAAAAGTAGAATCTTTGGAAACAAACGTTATAAACTCATTTTCGCTTACTGTTCCTGAAGCGTTTAACGGGATATTAAATACTGTTCCCTCTTCCGTTGAAGCCTTGATATCAATATCCATACTACTGGTTAACCCTTTGAATGAAAAATCTCCAGATCCAAAAGCCTTACCATAATACAATGCGTTATCTTTGGCTGTTGTATTAAGTACCATAAAGTTCTCTGCTTTTACTTCGACCTCAATATTGGGATCCAAGGGGGTACTCATATCAACTCTTCCGGTTGCTATTGCCTTATGCTCATTCTCATCAAGGATTGTTAAATTATCCAGCTCAATACTGCTATTATTAACAGCTACTTTATCGTTAATGGTATAACGTGTTTGTAAATAGTTAACCGTAAAACTGGCCTGATTAAATTGACAATCGCCACTTATTATTGGGTTCAACGGTGTTCCGTCTATTTGAATATCCGCTGAAACCGTTCCCTCCAAATCCGAGACCAACTTCTTCAGAAAGGGTTCAAAAAGTACAATCTCACTATCTTCCAATGCAGCGTTTAATTTTAGACTGTTTTCTTGTGCGACAGCATCATACGAGCCTTTTATTTTCAGCGTTTCCGCTCCTTGATATTGAATTTTCATATCCAATCCTACCAAATTGGTAGCAGGATCCATCTCAGCCAACAGTGTCATATCACCAATACCCCGATCATTATAAACGATATCTGAAGAATTTACATCTGCTGAGATATAGGGGTTTTTAAACACTGAGACCAATTGAAAATCACCATTTAATTTACCTTGCAGATTAATCCCTAAGGGATTAGTTAAGCCCGCCAGTGTACTCAGATCAAATTTTTCAAATTTTACATCAAGAACGTCACTTGGATCCTTTGAGATCCAGCCATTAATTTTCACATTTTGGGCCCCATTGGCAAGTTCAAAATTTTTAATCTGTGTACGCCCATCGATAAAATCAAAATTAACTCGATCTTCTAGTTTCCAATCCTCTCTATTAATGATAACGTTAGACGGCAATAGACTTAACAGCAGTCTTTCATTTTCCCTAAATTCAACCAAACCATTCAAATCAAGCTGATTATTTGCATCGATATCAGATAATTTAACATTAAACCTTAGACTATCGTCACTCAAAATATTTGAGATATTGATATTTTTAACGTACAAGCTATCGGTTATGTTAACTCGATCAGCAGTTAGGGTTAAATGCAAAGATTCGTCCATTGCTACCTCATCCAGAATAATATCTTTCACTTTAATTTTTCCAATCTCTAACATCGGAATATAACCATTCAGGTTTGCGACACTATCGTCTGTCGAAAACTTACCGTTTAAGATAACAGTGTCTGGTATTTGGATTGATGGAAAAAAAAGCATCATTAGTGGTTCTGCACGTTTTAAGCGCAGTGCAAAATCAAAAGATTGATCTCCGGTGTTCAACTCTTCTTTCCAGGAAGGAATATACTTTTTTATTATAGATTTAAAATATGCGGGGAAGTTATTTAAGTCTATCTCGCCGTTCAGAACGACATCTGCGATATCTGATGAGATCGTTATATGTCTTTCAACACCTATATTATTCGCGGTGAGCACCAGAGAATCAATGCTTGTAGAATAAGATGGCATTCTAAGCACTATTTGTTTTAGGCTCGTCTCTCCAACGATATTGTTGAGATTATTACCTGCAAATTTAGTTTTTATATGCCCTTCAATAGTTAAACTATCTTTATAAAATCCTATTGCTTTTAGATCCGCTTTTTCAATTGCGGCAATCAAATCGTATTGGGGCAATTCTTCTGCAAAATTTACCTTTCCTTCTACTTCCAGGTTCAGATTGCTATCATTGATAGCTAAGCGCCCCAGAATAAAATTATCAATGACATCTCCTTCTAGTTTAATATTATGGTAAGTATATTTTTTAAAATTCAGGCTTTTAACTTCCCCATCAATATTCGCGTTAATCTCATTCAAATTGAACCCATTACCATCTACCGCTAATTGAAATGCAGCAATCCCGATTTCACTTTTGTTCCCTATAATCTCTCCTATGTCGAATGACTCTGAGGCTATACGTCCCCGATACATGTTGTTATCTTTTAAAGAAATTTCCAGATCAGCATCTAATTGTCCAATTTTTGTCTTTAATGCTCCATCAATCTGAAAATCATTATATAATCCTATAAGTTTACCCGAATAATTAATTTGCCCCAGCTGTGAAAGAAATGCAGGCAATACTTCCTCTTTCCTACCACTAAAATCTCCCACTAATTTATCTAAGTCCTTTTTATTCGAAGCAATTTGCTCAATATTTAGATCAAAAATGGTATGGTCGATACTGGGCAAACCCGTTACTTTTATGTCACCTCGAAAATAGGTCGCTTGTCCTCCTTTTATAAGCATCTTATTACCTACGAAGCTGTTTACCTTTCCCGAGACGGTGCCACTTACACCAAGATTAAATTTAGTAACCTCTATCGAAGGTGCAAAAAACTCAATATCGGTTGAATTTATTCTAGCATCTTTAATATCAGCCTGGACATTTACCTTATTAATAAAATCGGAAAAATCAGAAAAATCGTTATAACTAAATTTGATATACTCCCCGAATGTGCTTTGGTTCGTTTGGACATAGAGTTCTTTAAACTCCATATTATCACGGTCCACAGTAACCAGTCCCTCCAATTTCTTTAAAACAAAACCACTTTTTTCTGTCAGCCGTAAATTTTTTATCGATGCCTGAAATAAATGGTTTTCAAAATCAATATTTGTAAGTTCTCCACTAAGACCGAAAAGATCGATATCATTAAAGTTAACGCCCTTTAAAGATTCAGTTGCTAAATAATTTTTATACTTAAAATCCACAGACTTGAGAGACAAGGTTTTCAACTGAACATTAAAAGAACTTTGATCTGTCTTTTCCTTAGACGACTTGAAATAATCTATAATAAATGTTAAATTACTGGTCGAGTCTTGTACTTTTTTTAAGTAAAACTGTGCATTCGAAAGTGATACATCATTCATGATCAGCTGTCCACTACCCACTTTATGAAGATCGATGTTAGCGTTGAGCTCATTAATATACAGTAATGTGTCTTGATCTAAGTCTTCGATATATACTTTATCTAATCTTAAAGATGAAAAAGGCCTAAAATAAACACCTTCTACGGTGATGGTAGTTCCCAGTTCTTTAGAAAGATATGCCGCTACCTTCTTTGTCAAAAAGGTCTGTACGCCGCTAAACTGCAAAGCAAATAATAGTGTTATCACAAGAAGAATTATTCCTGTTAAAACATATAATGCTATTTTTGCTACTTTTTTAATAAATTTGTAAATAAATTATTTAACAATCTGTGTTTTGGCAACCATTCTAGGTATCGAATCCTCTTGCGATGAAACTTCTGCCTCTATCTGTATAGACGGTAAAATACGATCAAATATTATTGCTAACCAAACGGTACACGAAAAGTTTGGTGGTGTTATCCCTGAACTTGCTTCTCGCGCACATCAACAAAATATTATACCAACGGTTGATGCAGCTATACAAGAAGCAAAAATACATAAAAATGAGATAGATGCTATAGCTTTTACCCGAGGGCCCGGATTACTTGGATCGCTCCTTGTTGGAACATCATTTGCAAAAGCTTTTGCATTGGCTCAACATATTCCGCTGATAGAGGTAAACCATATGCAAGCACATATATTAGCTCATTTCATAGACGACCCAAAGCCTAGTTTTCCATTTTTGTGTCTTACAGTTTCAGGAGGACATACACAAATTGTGCAAGTAAATGACTTTTTTGATATGGAATTAATTGGTCAAACAATTGATGACGCTGCGGGAGAAGCATTTGACAAAACTGCGAAAATCTTAAATTTACCTTATCCTGGAGGGCCATTAATCGACAAATATGCGAAGACGGGGAATTCTGAAAAATTTACTTTTCCAGAACCTCAAATCAAAGGGCTCGATTTTAGCTTTAGCGGTCTAAAGACGTCCATACTCTATTTTGTGCAGCAACGACTTTCCAAAAATCCGCTGTTTATTGAAGAAAATATACATGACCTTTGCGCTTCTGTACAATCTCGAATTGTTAGCATTCTATTAAAGAAACTTAAATTGGCCGCCAATGAAACAAAAATAAAAAATATAGCTATTGCAGGGGGCGTATCAGCTAATTCAGGTTTGAGAAATACGCTCTTGGAAATTGCGGCAAGTGAAAATTGGAAAGTATTTATTCCTAAATTTGAATATTGTACAGATAACGCTGCGATGATTTCTATAGCAGGGTATTATAAATATCTCCAAGGAGACTTTGTAACACAGGATATTGCTCCACTAGCAAGATGGGGTATAGCTAAAAACTAATATACACGTTAACCTTACAACGCATATAACATGGGAACACCTAGTATTATATTCTTTAGCATCTTTGCCTTACCTTTAATAACCTTTCTAATTTGGTTAATACGAAAAGATAAGCAGAAGCGTATTTACGGAATATTCATTATTGTTATTTTGGTCATTTTTGCTATTGCCGTCTCGTTGAAAGCAAGTAAAAGTGAATTAGACAGAAAAAAATATGAACAGGTAGGGGATTAAAAATAAAATGCCCGATGCTTTACGTAGGCAGCGGACATCTTTATTTTAATATAAACTGTTCTTCAAAAAGAAAATCAAATCTCTTCCAGTTTATCTGGAGAAATCATTTCCTTAATTTTCACTTCAAGCTCTTCCATTAAATCGGGATTGTCTAACAATAAAGTTTTAACAGCATCTCTCCCCTGGCCAAGCTTAGTATCTCCATAGCTGAACCAAGATCCAGACTTTTTAATCACATTAAAATCTACACCTAGGTCTATAATTTCACCAACTTTTGAGATTCCTTCTCCGAACATAATATCGAACTCCGCTATCCGAAAAGGTGGAGCAACTTTATTTTTCACAATCTTCACCTTTACCCTATTCCCGGCAACTTCATCTGCATCTTTAATCTGTGAAGTTCTGCGTATATCTAAACGTACGGAAGCATAGAATTTCAAAGCGTTCCCGCCTGTTGTCGTTTCGGGATTACCAAACATTACACCAATTTTTTCACGAAGCTGGTTAATAAATATACAGCAGCAATTTGTTTTTGATATGGTTCCTGTGAGCTTACGTAAAGCTTGCGACATCAATCTAGCTTGCAAGCCCATTTTAGAATCACCCATCTCACCCTCAATTTCCCCTTTAGGCACCAAGGCTGCTACCGAGTCTATTACGATAACGTCAATAGCCCCGGACCGTATCAAATTATCAGCAATTTCCAGCGCCTGCTCCCCATTATCTGGTTGTGAAATCAATAGGTTATCAATATCTACACCAAGCTTACGCGCATAGTACTTATCAAAAGCGTGTTCAGCATCTATGATAGCTGCTATTCCTCCTTTTTTCTGTGCCTCCGCAATAATATGAGTTGCCAAAGTAGTTTTACCTGAAGATTCAGGTCCATATATCTCAATGACCCGGCCTTTTGGAACTCCCCCAATTCCCAATGCAATATCAAGGCCTAAAGATCCGGTAGAAATAGCATCTATAGGCTCCACAGCAGAATCACCTAATTTCATGATGGTACCCTTACCATAAGACTTTTCTAATTTATCGAGTGTTAACTGTAAGGCCTTTAACTTATCTTGATTGCTCATATCTAATTTTTTGATCAAAAATACAATTATTTTATAAAAAATACTAATTTAATTAGTAAAAATATTTAAAATCTTGCTCTTATGAGAAAGAGACTATCCATTACTCTCCTTAATGACGTTGAGAGAAACTTTATTACTTAAAAATTGCCTTTCGTAATATTTACACATATAGGTTATCGGACATAACTCACATTTAGGTTTTCTTGCCAAGCAGATATAACGTCCATGTAATATCAACCAATGATGTGCAATTGCTAAGGTATCTTTCGGTAGAAATTTAACCAATTGCTTCTCTACGGCCAAAGGTGTTGTAGCATTACTTGTTAGTCCTATACGATTCGCCACTCGAAAAACATGTGTATCAACAGCCATAGCCGGCGCATCATAGATCACAGAAGCTATAACATTTGCTGTTTTTCGGCCAACACCAGGTAATTTTTGTAGTTCCTTTACATCAGAAGGTATTACTCCTCCAAAACTTTCTATTAACATCTTAGCCATGCCCACAAGGTGCTTTGCTTTATTGTTCGGGTAACTTACACTTTTTATGTAAGTAAAAACTTCTTGAGGAGAAGCGAAAGACAAGGTGTTCGCATCTGGAAATCGCTCGAATAGCTTAGGTGTAACTTGATTAATCCGTTTGTCTGTGCATTGTGCAGATAAAATTACCGCTACCAGCAATTCATAAGGATTACTATAATTTAATTCCGTCTGAGCATCGGGATTATGGGATGAAAAATATGCCACAAATTCACGATAGCGATCTTTCTTTAGCATAGACAAAACCTAAAACAAAAAAATTCCATTTACCAGTAAAAAATACATCTCTTTTACAGGCAAAAGTAAAAAAACAATCCCAAACTGCTAAAAATCAAGAAAGATAATCGCCGGAGAATTTTAAAATCGCTCTAACACTATCATCAGAAGGCACTTGCAATAATTGATCCATAGGTTCATCCAGCAAAGCATAGAACAACCTATCCTCGGCGTTTAACTGCAAATCATCATCAATGTGATTTTTTTTACCAAGGCACTTAGTAATTTTCGGTGTAAAAGTTTCAACCATATATTTTCTTTTTTTAAGTAGTGATTTATAATTAATTAACGCAGAAAAAGTAGACATATTGTATCAATATTACTGTCTTATCGATCAATCGCTTAATTTCTCTGCTAAAACCAAGGCGTTGTAGACATTCACAATCCCACCTGTTACACTAATATCAGACAAGGCCACTTTACGTTTGCTCCCATTTTGCATAACACGTACACTATGTGTAGGTTTAACTACCGAATCCAGGATAATCTTTTTTACTTCGCTCGCTTTAAAATTAGGATAATACGACCTAATCAAAGCTGCAAGGCCGCTTACCATTGGCGCAGCCATACTTGTACCTTGTTCCTCCTTATATTTTGAATGGGGGATAGTAGAGCTTATATCTACACCGGGAGCAAAAACATCCACACTACGCTTTCCATAATTAGAAAAATCGGCCACTAAATACGCGTCATATTTCCATCCAGTGGCCCCTACCTCAATCCATGCGGAAGCAATTCCCATATTTATTCCCAAACTATCTACATAATTTTTATTAGGGTAATTCGGCGAAACATCATTATCCTTGCCTTCGTTACCTGCTGCATGAACTAGCAAAACATCCTGCTCCATAGCATATTTAACCGCTTTATCCACCACCTGCTTATCCTTCACATATGCTTTCCCAAAACTCATATTAATAATTTTAGCTCCCATATCCACCGCATAGGTAATAGCGTTAGCTACATCTTTATCACGTTCGTCGCCATTCGGAACCACCCTTAATACCATTACATTCACATCATCTGCAACACCTTTAATCCCTATCCCGTTATTCCTATCAGCCGCTATTATACCAGCTACATGTGTACC
This Olivibacter sp. SDN3 DNA region includes the following protein-coding sequences:
- the tsaD gene encoding tRNA (adenosine(37)-N6)-threonylcarbamoyltransferase complex transferase subunit TsaD encodes the protein MATILGIESSCDETSASICIDGKIRSNIIANQTVHEKFGGVIPELASRAHQQNIIPTVDAAIQEAKIHKNEIDAIAFTRGPGLLGSLLVGTSFAKAFALAQHIPLIEVNHMQAHILAHFIDDPKPSFPFLCLTVSGGHTQIVQVNDFFDMELIGQTIDDAAGEAFDKTAKILNLPYPGGPLIDKYAKTGNSEKFTFPEPQIKGLDFSFSGLKTSILYFVQQRLSKNPLFIEENIHDLCASVQSRIVSILLKKLKLAANETKIKNIAIAGGVSANSGLRNTLLEIAASENWKVFIPKFEYCTDNAAMISIAGYYKYLQGDFVTQDIAPLARWGIAKN
- a CDS encoding translocation/assembly module TamB domain-containing protein, coding for MITLLFALQFSGVQTFLTKKVAAYLSKELGTTITVEGVYFRPFSSLRLDKVYIEDLDQDTLLYINELNANIDLHKVGSGQLIMNDVSLSNAQFYLKKVQDSTSNLTFIIDYFKSSKEKTDQSSFNVQLKTLSLKSVDFKYKNYLATESLKGVNFNDIDLFGLSGELTNIDFENHLFQASIKNLRLTEKSGFVLKKLEGLVTVDRDNMEFKELYVQTNQSTFGEYIKFSYNDFSDFSDFINKVNVQADIKDARINSTDIEFFAPSIEVTKFNLGVSGTVSGKVNSFVGNKMLIKGGQATYFRGDIKVTGLPSIDHTIFDLNIEQIASNKKDLDKLVGDFSGRKEEVLPAFLSQLGQINYSGKLIGLYNDFQIDGALKTKIGQLDADLEISLKDNNMYRGRIASESFDIGEIIGNKSEIGIAAFQLAVDGNGFNLNEINANIDGEVKSLNFKKYTYHNIKLEGDVIDNFILGRLAINDSNLNLEVEGKVNFAEELPQYDLIAAIEKADLKAIGFYKDSLTIEGHIKTKFAGNNLNNIVGETSLKQIVLRMPSYSTSIDSLVLTANNIGVERHITISSDIADVVLNGEIDLNNFPAYFKSIIKKYIPSWKEELNTGDQSFDFALRLKRAEPLMMLFFPSIQIPDTVILNGKFSTDDSVANLNGYIPMLEIGKIKVKDIILDEVAMDESLHLTLTADRVNITDSLYVKNINISNILSDDSLRFNVKLSDIDANNQLDLNGLVEFRENERLLLSLLPSNVIINREDWKLEDRVNFDFIDGRTQIKNFELANGAQNVKINGWISKDPSDVLDVKFEKFDLSTLAGLTNPLGINLQGKLNGDFQLVSVFKNPYISADVNSSDIVYNDRGIGDMTLLAEMDPATNLVGLDMKIQYQGAETLKIKGSYDAVAQENSLKLNAALEDSEIVLFEPFLKKLVSDLEGTVSADIQIDGTPLNPIISGDCQFNQASFTVNYLQTRYTINDKVAVNNSSIELDNLTILDENEHKAIATGRVDMSTPLDPNIEVEVKAENFMVLNTTAKDNALYYGKAFGSGDFSFKGLTSSMDIDIKASTEEGTVFNIPLNASGTVSENEFITFVSKDSTFSASKSSYFDGLTLHIDLDITRNAEANIFTDLGKLSGTGNGNITMNITSLGDFEMFGDYVIQQGKFTFTAQDFINKIFEISRGGTIRWTGNPVEALINLTAIYEVRTSVRPLYVAAGRAGTDQRVVAQAEMILGGNLLHPEISFAIDFPIDSYVKDELQNYFSDANNVNQQALSLIVRRSFAPGTGTDLTTELNNTFLSAGTELAFNQLNNVISQSLNLNFVDFNIRSLNEASASIRLLNNRLMLTGGVTDRRGELNDFNLFSNQVASDVEALFLIRKNGNLLLRASNRLNNRNFLNPNDEYVSALGLVYRQEFDTVGEFFRRMFLLNRKKKDNEDDTTEEISAEEKSSSAVQGSRVN
- the recA gene encoding recombinase RecA; this translates as MSNQDKLKALQLTLDKLEKSYGKGTIMKLGDSAVEPIDAISTGSLGLDIALGIGGVPKGRVIEIYGPESSGKTTLATHIIAEAQKKGGIAAIIDAEHAFDKYYARKLGVDIDNLLISQPDNGEQALEIADNLIRSGAIDVIVIDSVAALVPKGEIEGEMGDSKMGLQARLMSQALRKLTGTISKTNCCCIFINQLREKIGVMFGNPETTTGGNALKFYASVRLDIRRTSQIKDADEVAGNRVKVKIVKNKVAPPFRIAEFDIMFGEGISKVGEIIDLGVDFNVIKKSGSWFSYGDTKLGQGRDAVKTLLLDNPDLMEELEVKIKEMISPDKLEEI
- the nth gene encoding endonuclease III — its product is MLKKDRYREFVAYFSSHNPDAQTELNYSNPYELLVAVILSAQCTDKRINQVTPKLFERFPDANTLSFASPQEVFTYIKSVSYPNNKAKHLVGMAKMLIESFGGVIPSDVKELQKLPGVGRKTANVIASVIYDAPAMAVDTHVFRVANRIGLTSNATTPLAVEKQLVKFLPKDTLAIAHHWLILHGRYICLARKPKCELCPITYMCKYYERQFLSNKVSLNVIKESNG